In Tachysurus fulvidraco isolate hzauxx_2018 chromosome 11, HZAU_PFXX_2.0, whole genome shotgun sequence, one DNA window encodes the following:
- the LOC113649088 gene encoding E3 ubiquitin/ISG15 ligase TRIM25-like, giving the protein MTESSISVDHFSVHEFSCPVCLDLLNDPVTTSCGHSFCKVCINTHWDQEDVNGVYRCPQCRETFTPRPVLRRNDMLAEVVKKLKKTELQAASPAHCYAGPGDVECDSCTGRKHKAVKSCLVCQASYCEDHLKPHYQSPAFKKHKLVEACEELQEKICSEHDKLMEIYCRTDQSLICYLCMMEEHKGHDTVSAKAERTKNQNELKEDQIKSHQRIQEKQKKVEELKQTVDIIKIRSQAAVDDSERIFTEMINSMFSEVMELIRAQEKDEVSRAERLLNQLEQEITDLKRRVTELEQLSHTHDDIHFLQSFPSLCVSPGCDDSPSFTVNQHLSFDGVRKSLSDLKNLVEQICEEEFNIIRPQAAAVQIILPSEPKTREDFLQYFCYLTLDPNTAHPELILSEKNRVVRQSETQQRYFDHPERFDAWTQVLCKESVCGRCYWEVERRGDVYISVSYKEISRKGRVQECLFGHNSQSWSLWCSSSVFFWHNSIHTKLRGPSSSRIGVYVDHSAGTLSFYSVSNTMRLLHRVHTTFTQTLYAGFRMLSNKSSVRICDPK; this is encoded by the exons ATGACAGAGTCcagtatttcagtagatcatTTTTCTGTGCATGagttcagctgtccagtgtgtctggatctcctgaatgATCCAGTGACTACTtcctgtggtcacagtttctgtaaggtgtgtattaatactcactgggatcaggaggatgtGAATGGCGTCTACAGGTGTCCTCAGTGTAGAGAGACTTTCActccaaggcctgttctacgcAGGAACgacatgctggctgaagtggtgaagaaactgaagaagactgaactccaagctgcttctcctgctcactgttatgctggacctggagatgtggagtgtgattcctgcacagggagaaaacacaaagccgtcAAGTCCTGTCTGGTTTGTCAGGCCTCCTATTGTGAAGATCATCTTAAACCTCACTATCAGTCTCctgcctttaagaagcacaagttaGTTGAAGCCTGTGAGGAGctccaagagaagatctgctctgaacatgacaaactgatggagatctactgtcgtactgaccaaagcctcatctgttacttgtgtatgatggaagaacacaaaggtcatgatacagtttcagctaaagcagaaagaactaaaaatCAG AATGAGTTAAAGGAGGATCAGATAAAATCCCATCAGAGgatccaggagaagcagaagaaggtggaggagctgaaacagactgtggacattattaag atacgttcacaggcagcagtagATGACAGTGAGAGGATTTTTACTGAGATGATCAACTCCATGTTCTCGGAGGTAATGgagctgatcagagctcaggagaaagatgaagtgagtcgagctgaacgactcctgaatcaactggagcaggagattactgatcttaagaggagagtcactgagctggagcagctttcacacacacacgatgacatccacttcctccag agtttcccgtctctctgtgtttctcctggatgtgacgactcacccagcttcactgtcaatcaacatctctcatttgatggagtgaggaaatctctctcagatctgaaaaaTCTAGTCGAACAAAtctgtgaggaggaattcaACATAATCAGACCAcaag ctgcagcagttcagattattttaccttcagaaccaaagaccagagaagattttctgcagt atttctgttatctgactctggatccaaacacagcacatcctgaactcattctgtctgagaagaacagagtggtgagacagagtgagacacaacAGCGATACtttgatcatccagagagatttgacgCCTGGACTCAGGTGTTGTgcaaggagagtgtgtgtggacgctgttactgggaggtggagaggagaggtgatgTTTACATATCAGTatcatataaagagatcagcaggaaaggacgGGTTCAGGAGTGTTTGTTTGGACACAAcagtcagtcctggagtctgtGGTGTTCTTCATCTGTCTTTTTCTGGCATAACAGCATTCATACTAAGCTCCGAggtccatcatcctccagaataggagtgtatgtggatcacagtgcaggaactctgtccttctacagcgtctctaacaccatgaggctcctccacagagtccacaccacattcactcagacTCTATACGCTGGATTCAGGATGTTGAGTAATAAGTCATCTGTGAGGATttgtgatccaaaataa